From Syntrophales bacterium:
ATTAAAGGTTATGAATTGAATTCTGTATCAGCAGCACTCATAATAGAAGAATTATCCTATGGTGATACAGGAATCTCGACATCAGCCATGTGTAATGATCTGGCGAATGTTGTGATTTCTCAACAGGGAACTGACGAACAGAAGGAAGAGTTCCTTACACCTTTTGTCGAGGCACCTCTTCTTGCATCTTTTTGTCTTACAGAACCTGGAGCAGGATCTGATAATTCTGCAATGACGACATATATAAGAAAGAGTGATGACGGAAAATATGTCCTGAACGGGGATAAATGTTTTATCACAAACGCTTCTTATGCCTCCCAGTTTACCGTGTTTTGTAAAGTAGGGAAACCGACGAGCCAGTTAATGGCCTGTCTCGTTATCCCTACAACCCATATCACAGACGAAAAGGTAAGTCCTAATGGAAGTAGAGAACTTTTCTTAAAAAATGGAGGGAAAATATTTACCGGTAAACCGGAGGATAAGCTTGGACAATGTTTGTCAAATACTGCAAGCGTAACATTTGAGGATGTCGTAGTAGATAGTCATCAGATCATTGGTGACAGGCGGAGAGGGTTCAATTATCTGATCGGCGTCCTTGATTACGCAAGACCGATGATTGCGGCTATCGGGGTCGGTCTTGCAAGAAGAGCGTTTGATATAACGTTGGAATATACAAAGGAACGCAGACAATTCGGGCAGAGAATTTGTGACATGCCGGTGGCGATGGACATGTTGGTGCAGATGTGGAAAAAAGTAGAACTGGCTGAGCTGGCACTTATGAAAGCAGCCGTTATGGTACAAGAAGGAGATCCTGCCAGAGGCAGATATGCGTCACTGGC
This genomic window contains:
- a CDS encoding acyl-CoA dehydrogenase family protein, which produces MDFSLTEEQHDYLDTIRKFVKNEILPDVMRMDKEHVFPREIIDKAWELGLLNLCIPESIKGYELNSVSAALIIEELSYGDTGISTSAMCNDLANVVISQQGTDEQKEEFLTPFVEAPLLASFCLTEPGAGSDNSAMTTYIRKSDDGKYVLNGDKCFITNASYASQFTVFCKVGKPTSQLMACLVIPTTHITDEKVSPNGSRELFLKNGGKIFTGKPEDKLGQCLSNTASVTFEDVVVDSHQIIGDRRRGFNYLIGVLDYARPMIAAIGVGLARRAFDITLEYTKERRQFGQRICDMPVAMDMLVQMWKKVELAELALMKAAVMVQEGDPARGRYASLAKNAGAEAALFCANEGLHLHGGYGFMSEYEISKLVRDAHIIDIYEGVREVQNMIIGRELG